In Paenibacillus sp. BIC5C1, a genomic segment contains:
- a CDS encoding MbtH family protein translates to MSNPFEYEDSNYLVLINEEGQYSLWPASLAVPAGWTVMLSKAKRRVCLDYIAEQWTDLKPLSLCDEIGMPGAVHEASR, encoded by the coding sequence ATGAGCAACCCATTTGAATATGAAGACAGCAACTATCTGGTGTTAATCAATGAGGAGGGGCAGTACTCCCTCTGGCCTGCATCTCTTGCAGTACCCGCGGGTTGGACTGTAATGCTAAGCAAAGCCAAGCGCCGGGTATGCCTCGATTACATCGCCGAGCAATGGACAGACCTGAAACCGTTAAGTCTTTGTGATGAAATCGGTATGCCTGGGGCTGTTCATGAGGCTAGCAGATGA
- a CDS encoding non-ribosomal peptide synthetase produces MSGAVHTSHSRNTSWPLSAAQSGIWFAQQLNPDNPMYNTAEYVVIEGSVDTGRFEESVRQTVSEAESLNMVYGENERGPWQSLNNNPNHWTFHVIDVREEPEPHTAALAWMKKDLANPVNLATGPLFTEALFQVSHDCYYWYQRIHHIAIDGYGVSLITRRVASLYSTSVRGEAVDQVQQGASFGSLTAVLQEDEAYLGSVDKEQDRQFWMDRYADEPDVVSLGERAPRTSTYFLRQSGLLTQPQREQLQAAAARFGVTWPDLFVAATAIYVHRMTGVTDIVLALPVMCRLGSTSLRVPGMVMNVLPLRLNVESDLTVSELLKQVVQEIRTVRKHQRYRHQDLRRDLKLLGENRRLFGPMINVMPFHHELNFAGQRGMIHNLSTGPVDDLSIHVVDQGHGHGLSIDFDANPSIYNDSELLNHQLRYMQLLNLVMQEGMETGTVGRLELLLPAEREQVLVTWNGTGQVTADSNSAALFEQQVRRTPSATALTFEGASLTYAELNERANQLAHELIQRYQAGPEQRVAIALPRSLEVVIAIVAVHKTGAAYLPLDPDYPEERLTYMLEDANPACVVTVMNQVSSLPTTSSVPMMVLDEPNTATAVSRQPGSNPESDDLTNTASLLNPSYIIYTSGSTGKPKGVAVTHLGLANLLEDMKTRLQVAPKDHWLSVTTIAFDISVLEVFLPLTTGARLDIAHKETILDPVALAGKMRELGTTIMQATPTLWQSLVTSRPGRFDGLTVITGGEALTEELRLSLQELGCHVNNQYGPTETTIYSTAASFDRGAMGKPSIGGPVRNTQLYVLDQGLKPVPSGVAGELYIAGEGLARGYLGRPDLTAERFVANPFGQPGSRMYRTGDLAKWLPDGSIDYLGRADHQIKIRGFRIELGEIESVIYRYPGIAQVTVMAREDQPGNQRLAAYVVAESEPENRMDLAELRAYVADALPDYMVPSAFTLLPEMPLTPNKKIDRKRLPVPTLQSNATGREARTPQEEILCSLFAEILGVGRVGIDDDFFELGGHSLLAGRITARIRDVFGADLTIGSVFEAPTAAGLAKRLDQAKSVRPVIQPVPRQGELPLSFAQRRLWFMYCLEGANPTYNIPLVARLAGRLDTDALENALQDIVDRHETLRTLYPPEMGSASQHILNAADVKVKLNITAAAERELPELLTEASRYSFQLSTEPGIRAELFRTGPDEHVLLLLLHHIAGDGWSLSPLIRDLSEAYASRLRSVSPTWEPLRIQYADYAVWQERLLGDEKQQDSLIARQMEFWSNQLANLPEQVTFPTDYARPVVSSYRGGSVPFTISQRLHEQLMVIARENKVSLFMVLHSALSLLLTRMGAGTDIAIGTPIAGRSDDALDEVVGMFINTLVLRTDISGDPTFRELLARVREVDLAAYEHQDLPFERLVEVLNPPRSRSKHPLFQVMLVLQNTPDIRLELPGIAAETRMHGVGSSKFDLTLELTEQRQHNGSPGGIEGVLEYSSDLFRESTAGELVIRLMQVLEDAVQQLDERISRFHVVTPTEQAQLEKEWSFTLSEDAQLTIAERFEIQAAAHPGATAMTCGDITLNYRELNARANQLARLLIAQGVGPEHMVALALPRSVEMVVGILAVLKAGAAYLPLDPNYPADRLTHMLTDAAPKVMVTSTEVFTLLPQVSEIQCINMDDSHTLQQLGMLDDRNPADRERNGRVTPLSPAYMIYTSGSTGKPKGVVIPHANVIRLLDATQHWFHFDASDVWTLFHSYAFDFSVWEIWGPLLHGGRLVVVPHEISRSPGAFLELLAEQKVTVLNQTPSAFYQLMQADRENPVWGQQLALRYVVFGGEALELGRLDDWYERHADDAPKLINMYGITETTVHVSYKELHAGSSTEGASSWIGCAIPDLRVYVLDNQLEPVPTGVTGEMYVSGAGLARGYWNRPDLTAERFVADPYGPPGNRMYRTGDLAKRLHDGSLDYLGRADQQVKIRGFRIELGEIEAVLARHPSVAQAAVIVREDQPGDQRLVAYIVPASDTGMISESTALRRHASASLPDYMVPSAVVAMESLPLTPNGKLDRKVLPAPDMQLTTGGRAPRNPQEQILCDLFAEVLGMRSVSIDDSFFELGGHSLLAVRLMSRIREAMGREPGIGILFETATVAGLAERLEMDSDSGKSSLQVLLPLRTHGEHLPVFCVHPAGGLSWCYAGLMKHLGMEYPLYGLQARGIAEVEELPSTLEDMTADYIHHIRIVQPEGPYRLLGWSLGGNVAHAMAVQLQSEGEEVEFLAMLDAYPSHYLPIRGEPDEEEALTALLALGGYDPDSIGDGPLDMATAMRILRSEGSALASLDEETIMKLRKTYENSVRILGAYTPSRFEGDLIFFRSTIIPDWFDPIEPEMWNAYIGGQLERHDIACRHKDLCQPGPLEEICRTLAAKLEELNQREIQHK; encoded by the coding sequence TTGAGCGGGGCCGTGCATACGTCGCATAGTCGGAACACGTCTTGGCCCCTGTCCGCTGCACAGTCTGGCATCTGGTTCGCTCAGCAGTTGAATCCGGACAATCCGATGTACAATACCGCCGAGTATGTGGTCATCGAGGGTAGCGTAGACACCGGACGCTTCGAAGAAAGTGTGCGACAGACCGTCTCGGAAGCAGAATCGCTGAATATGGTTTATGGCGAAAATGAACGAGGTCCATGGCAGTCTTTGAACAACAACCCGAATCATTGGACATTTCATGTCATCGACGTAAGGGAGGAGCCGGAACCCCACACAGCAGCACTGGCCTGGATGAAAAAAGATCTGGCCAATCCCGTCAATCTGGCGACAGGTCCACTCTTCACGGAGGCCTTGTTCCAGGTAAGCCATGATTGTTATTACTGGTATCAGCGCATCCATCATATCGCGATTGATGGATATGGCGTTTCGCTGATTACCCGCAGGGTGGCCAGTCTATATTCTACAAGTGTAAGAGGAGAAGCTGTAGATCAAGTGCAGCAGGGGGCGTCGTTTGGCTCGTTGACGGCCGTTCTTCAGGAAGACGAGGCTTATCTTGGCTCGGTGGACAAAGAGCAGGATCGTCAGTTCTGGATGGATCGGTATGCAGATGAACCGGATGTTGTCAGCCTGGGGGAACGGGCTCCGCGAACCTCGACCTATTTCCTGAGACAGAGCGGACTGCTAACACAGCCGCAGCGCGAGCAATTGCAGGCGGCAGCGGCAAGGTTCGGTGTGACTTGGCCGGATTTGTTTGTAGCGGCAACGGCCATTTACGTACACCGAATGACAGGGGTGACCGATATTGTGCTGGCCCTGCCCGTGATGTGCCGTTTGGGATCAACATCCCTGCGGGTTCCGGGTATGGTCATGAATGTGCTTCCGCTGCGTCTCAACGTAGAGTCGGATCTGACCGTGTCCGAGTTGCTGAAACAGGTTGTGCAGGAGATTCGGACGGTACGCAAACATCAACGCTATCGGCACCAGGATCTGCGGCGTGATCTGAAGCTGCTTGGAGAGAATCGCCGCCTGTTCGGACCCATGATTAATGTCATGCCATTCCACCATGAATTGAACTTTGCGGGGCAGCGCGGCATGATTCACAACCTGTCCACGGGCCCGGTGGACGATCTGTCCATCCATGTTGTAGACCAAGGGCATGGTCACGGGCTGAGTATTGATTTTGACGCGAATCCGTCCATCTACAATGATTCCGAACTGCTGAACCATCAGCTTCGTTATATGCAGCTGCTGAACCTGGTGATGCAGGAGGGGATGGAGACGGGAACGGTGGGGCGACTGGAATTGCTGCTCCCTGCCGAACGTGAGCAAGTATTGGTGACATGGAATGGAACGGGACAGGTGACAGCCGATAGCAATTCGGCAGCACTGTTTGAACAGCAGGTCCGCCGCACGCCTTCCGCAACGGCGCTGACATTCGAAGGGGCGTCCCTGACGTATGCAGAGCTGAATGAACGGGCGAATCAGTTGGCTCATGAATTAATACAACGATATCAGGCAGGACCGGAACAACGGGTGGCCATTGCTCTGCCTCGTTCGCTTGAAGTGGTCATTGCCATTGTGGCTGTCCACAAAACGGGCGCCGCTTATCTGCCGCTTGACCCTGATTACCCCGAAGAGCGTTTGACCTACATGTTGGAGGATGCCAATCCTGCTTGTGTGGTGACGGTAATGAACCAGGTTTCCAGTTTGCCGACAACATCCAGTGTACCGATGATGGTCTTGGATGAACCGAATACTGCTACAGCAGTGAGTCGCCAGCCTGGAAGTAATCCCGAAAGTGATGATCTGACAAATACAGCTTCTCTGCTCAATCCTTCGTATATTATCTACACTTCAGGTTCTACCGGTAAGCCCAAGGGCGTAGCCGTAACCCATCTGGGACTGGCGAATCTGCTTGAGGATATGAAGACGAGACTACAAGTGGCTCCGAAGGATCACTGGCTGTCGGTGACCACGATTGCTTTTGATATATCCGTGCTGGAAGTCTTCCTGCCGCTAACGACGGGTGCCCGGCTGGATATTGCGCATAAAGAGACGATTCTTGATCCGGTAGCTCTCGCTGGGAAAATGAGAGAGCTGGGAACGACCATCATGCAGGCTACGCCTACGTTATGGCAGTCTTTGGTGACGAGCCGGCCAGGGCGATTCGATGGGCTAACCGTGATTACCGGAGGAGAGGCGCTGACGGAGGAACTGAGGCTTTCTTTGCAGGAGCTGGGGTGTCACGTCAATAACCAGTACGGTCCGACCGAGACGACCATTTATTCCACGGCTGCTTCGTTCGACAGAGGGGCGATGGGGAAACCGTCGATTGGTGGTCCGGTTCGCAACACGCAGCTATATGTGCTGGATCAAGGGTTGAAGCCAGTACCTTCGGGTGTAGCAGGGGAACTGTATATCGCAGGCGAAGGGCTTGCGCGCGGGTATTTGGGCAGGCCTGATCTGACCGCAGAACGCTTTGTAGCCAATCCCTTCGGTCAGCCAGGCAGTCGGATGTACCGTACAGGAGATTTGGCGAAATGGCTGCCGGATGGTTCCATCGATTATTTGGGTCGTGCTGATCATCAGATCAAAATTAGAGGTTTCCGGATAGAACTGGGCGAGATTGAATCGGTAATCTACAGATATCCAGGTATAGCTCAGGTCACGGTCATGGCTCGCGAGGACCAACCGGGAAACCAGCGACTGGCTGCGTATGTAGTGGCTGAGTCTGAACCCGAGAATCGTATGGATCTGGCAGAACTAAGAGCTTACGTGGCGGATGCATTGCCGGATTACATGGTGCCTTCTGCATTCACGCTACTGCCCGAGATGCCGCTGACACCGAATAAAAAGATTGATCGCAAACGGCTTCCTGTACCTACTTTGCAGTCCAATGCCACTGGGCGGGAGGCGCGCACACCACAGGAGGAAATTCTGTGCAGTCTGTTTGCCGAGATTCTTGGTGTTGGTCGTGTGGGCATTGACGATGATTTCTTTGAACTGGGTGGGCACTCCCTGCTGGCTGGACGAATTACAGCACGTATCCGTGATGTATTCGGTGCAGATCTGACCATTGGCAGTGTGTTTGAAGCTCCAACCGCCGCAGGCCTGGCCAAACGATTGGATCAGGCAAAATCGGTGAGACCTGTTATTCAGCCTGTTCCACGTCAGGGGGAGCTTCCGCTCTCCTTTGCCCAGCGAAGATTGTGGTTTATGTATTGTCTGGAAGGCGCCAATCCGACGTATAACATTCCGCTGGTTGCCCGGTTGGCCGGGAGGCTGGATACGGATGCTCTGGAGAACGCCCTGCAGGATATTGTAGACCGTCATGAGACATTACGAACGTTGTATCCGCCTGAAATGGGTTCTGCGAGCCAGCATATTCTGAATGCTGCTGACGTCAAAGTGAAATTGAATATAACCGCTGCTGCGGAGCGGGAGCTTCCCGAGCTTCTGACAGAAGCGTCACGCTACAGCTTCCAGCTATCCACGGAACCAGGCATCCGTGCCGAGTTGTTCAGAACTGGCCCGGATGAGCATGTGCTGCTGTTGCTGCTGCATCATATTGCAGGGGATGGATGGTCATTGTCACCGCTCATCCGCGATCTGTCGGAGGCTTATGCGTCACGCTTGCGGAGTGTTTCACCTACCTGGGAGCCGCTGCGCATTCAATATGCCGACTATGCGGTGTGGCAGGAGAGATTGCTAGGGGATGAGAAACAGCAGGACAGTCTGATTGCAAGACAGATGGAATTCTGGAGTAACCAGCTGGCCAATTTACCAGAGCAGGTTACATTCCCTACAGATTACGCCCGTCCAGTCGTGTCCAGTTATCGCGGTGGGTCGGTGCCTTTTACGATCAGTCAACGTTTGCATGAGCAATTGATGGTCATCGCACGTGAGAATAAAGTCAGCCTATTCATGGTGCTGCACTCGGCACTGTCCTTGCTGCTTACCCGAATGGGAGCAGGAACGGATATCGCGATAGGAACACCGATTGCCGGACGGAGCGATGATGCGCTGGATGAAGTCGTCGGAATGTTCATTAACACTCTTGTACTGCGTACCGACATTTCAGGTGATCCAACATTCCGCGAACTGCTGGCCCGTGTGCGGGAAGTCGACCTGGCTGCATATGAACATCAGGATCTACCCTTTGAACGGTTGGTTGAAGTGTTAAATCCGCCTCGATCCCGTTCCAAACATCCGCTCTTCCAAGTGATGCTTGTGCTGCAAAATACACCGGATATTCGTCTTGAACTGCCGGGTATTGCGGCGGAAACCCGCATGCATGGTGTGGGATCATCCAAATTTGATCTAACCCTTGAGCTGACAGAGCAGCGTCAGCATAACGGATCTCCAGGCGGAATTGAAGGTGTGCTGGAATATAGTTCGGATCTCTTCCGGGAATCTACTGCAGGTGAACTTGTGATTCGATTGATGCAGGTGCTTGAAGATGCCGTGCAGCAGTTGGATGAACGAATCAGCAGATTTCATGTCGTGACCCCGACAGAGCAGGCACAGCTTGAAAAAGAATGGTCCTTTACGCTGAGTGAGGATGCACAACTGACCATAGCCGAGCGCTTTGAAATACAAGCAGCGGCTCATCCGGGTGCGACTGCCATGACCTGTGGGGATATTACCTTGAATTACAGGGAGCTGAATGCAAGAGCCAATCAGCTTGCCAGATTACTGATCGCTCAAGGCGTGGGACCCGAGCATATGGTAGCGCTGGCCTTACCTCGCTCCGTTGAAATGGTTGTGGGCATTCTCGCTGTGTTAAAAGCAGGAGCCGCTTATCTGCCGCTCGACCCCAATTATCCGGCAGATCGGTTGACACATATGCTGACAGATGCAGCACCGAAAGTCATGGTAACGAGTACAGAGGTATTCACCTTGCTTCCACAGGTATCGGAAATTCAGTGTATTAATATGGACGATTCGCATACTTTGCAGCAATTGGGGATGCTGGATGATCGAAACCCTGCGGATCGTGAACGCAATGGGCGTGTAACACCACTGAGTCCGGCTTACATGATCTATACCTCAGGTTCGACAGGCAAGCCCAAAGGGGTCGTGATTCCGCATGCCAATGTCATCCGTTTATTGGATGCCACGCAGCACTGGTTCCACTTTGACGCGAGTGATGTGTGGACCTTGTTCCACTCTTATGCATTTGACTTCTCCGTCTGGGAAATCTGGGGGCCGCTGCTGCATGGAGGGCGATTAGTCGTTGTTCCTCATGAAATCAGCCGTTCACCTGGAGCGTTCCTGGAATTGCTCGCTGAGCAAAAGGTGACCGTATTGAACCAGACGCCATCTGCGTTCTACCAACTTATGCAGGCTGACCGGGAAAATCCGGTCTGGGGACAGCAGCTCGCACTTCGTTATGTCGTTTTTGGAGGCGAAGCACTGGAGCTGGGCCGCTTGGATGATTGGTACGAGCGCCATGCTGATGATGCGCCAAAACTCATCAATATGTATGGCATCACCGAGACAACGGTTCACGTCAGCTACAAGGAACTGCATGCAGGTAGTTCTACCGAAGGTGCAAGCAGCTGGATTGGATGCGCCATACCGGATCTGCGGGTATACGTGCTGGATAATCAACTGGAGCCTGTGCCGACAGGAGTAACCGGAGAGATGTATGTATCCGGGGCAGGTCTGGCTCGTGGTTATTGGAATCGACCTGATCTTACAGCTGAGCGATTCGTTGCTGATCCATACGGTCCGCCAGGTAATCGTATGTACCGGACAGGAGATTTGGCGAAGCGTCTGCATGATGGCTCGCTCGATTATTTGGGCCGGGCGGATCAGCAGGTGAAAATTCGGGGATTCCGCATTGAGCTTGGCGAGATTGAAGCAGTGCTGGCAAGGCATCCAAGCGTGGCCCAGGCTGCTGTAATCGTCCGTGAGGACCAGCCGGGAGATCAGCGTCTTGTAGCTTATATCGTTCCGGCTTCGGACACAGGGATGATATCGGAATCGACGGCCTTGCGTCGTCATGCGTCTGCCAGTCTTCCCGATTATATGGTTCCATCTGCGGTTGTAGCGATGGAGAGCCTGCCGCTTACACCGAATGGCAAGCTGGATCGCAAGGTACTGCCCGCACCGGACATGCAATTAACGACAGGTGGCAGAGCGCCTCGCAACCCGCAGGAGCAGATCCTCTGTGATTTGTTTGCCGAAGTATTGGGCATGCGGAGTGTGAGCATTGACGACAGTTTCTTCGAGCTGGGTGGCCATTCGCTGCTGGCTGTTCGCTTGATGAGCCGCATTCGTGAAGCGATGGGACGGGAGCCGGGCATCGGCATTTTGTTCGAAACAGCTACGGTAGCGGGACTGGCGGAGCGATTGGAGATGGATTCGGATTCCGGAAAAAGCTCGCTTCAGGTGCTGTTGCCGCTCAGAACGCATGGGGAGCATCTACCTGTATTCTGTGTCCATCCCGCAGGAGGACTTAGCTGGTGTTATGCCGGGCTGATGAAACATCTGGGCATGGAGTATCCGCTCTACGGGTTACAGGCCAGAGGAATTGCTGAGGTTGAGGAACTTCCGTCTACACTGGAAGATATGACAGCAGACTACATCCATCATATCCGCATTGTACAGCCTGAGGGGCCTTACCGCCTGCTGGGCTGGTCCCTCGGAGGCAATGTTGCGCATGCCATGGCGGTGCAGCTGCAATCGGAAGGGGAAGAAGTGGAGTTTCTCGCCATGCTGGATGCGTATCCGAGCCACTATCTGCCGATTCGCGGAGAACCGGATGAGGAAGAAGCGTTAACGGCATTGCTTGCACTGGGTGGTTATGATCCGGACAGCATTGGGGATGGACCGCTGGATATGGCAACGGCTATGCGCATATTGCGCAGTGAGGGCAGTGCACTGGCAAGTTTGGATGAAGAGACAATCATGAAGCTGCGGAAAACCTATGAAAATTCCGTACGGATCTTGGGGGCCTATACGCCATCCCGATTCGAGGGGGATCTGATCTTCTTCCGTTCCACCATTATTCCGGACTGGTTTGACCCGATTGAACCGGAAATGTGGAATGCGTATATCGGAGGCCAATTGGAACGGCATGATATCGCTTGCCGTCACAAAGACCTCTGTCAGCCTGGACCGCTGGAGGAAATCTGCCGAACACTGGCCGCCAAGCTGGAGGAGCTGAATCAGCGCGAAATTCAACATAAATAG
- a CDS encoding isochorismatase family protein, which translates to MALPKIQPYAMPVESELPVNKVTWTPDAKRSVLLIHDMQQYFMNAFTAGQSPVVELIDHISQLRAKCHELGIPVVYSAQPGGQTPEQRGLQLDFWGAGIDGGPVQKEIIDALAPAPQDTFMTKWRYSAFQKTELFELMQRDGRDQLIVCGIYAHIGCLMTSCEAFMRDIQAFLVADAVADFSAEKHRMALTYAAERCAVTLTTGRLLESLHVTAEGVIKGTVKSDAGKQGEQASATPAQVNVLQAEQQTASAAGKLQNGHDSVDHVTLEALRNQVGEMLQEQPGNIGEHDDLIQNWGLDSIRIMSLAERFRVEGAGVTFVDLAEQPTLAAWAALLDKAKNKVLPNGDYF; encoded by the coding sequence ATGGCACTTCCAAAGATTCAACCCTATGCAATGCCTGTAGAGTCGGAGCTTCCCGTCAACAAGGTAACGTGGACACCGGATGCGAAGCGGTCGGTACTCCTGATCCATGATATGCAGCAATATTTTATGAACGCCTTTACGGCAGGACAATCCCCTGTTGTGGAGCTGATCGATCATATTTCACAGCTTCGTGCGAAGTGTCATGAGCTTGGCATTCCGGTGGTTTACTCTGCTCAACCGGGCGGACAGACTCCGGAGCAGCGCGGGTTACAGCTGGACTTTTGGGGTGCAGGAATTGATGGAGGACCTGTACAAAAAGAAATTATTGATGCACTCGCACCTGCCCCGCAGGATACATTCATGACCAAATGGCGATACAGCGCCTTCCAGAAGACAGAACTGTTTGAACTAATGCAGCGGGATGGTCGCGATCAACTGATCGTCTGCGGCATTTATGCTCATATCGGATGTCTGATGACCTCCTGCGAAGCCTTTATGAGAGACATTCAGGCATTCCTGGTGGCGGATGCAGTAGCTGATTTCTCGGCGGAAAAACATCGCATGGCCCTGACTTATGCAGCAGAACGGTGCGCGGTGACACTGACAACCGGGCGTTTGCTTGAGTCGCTACATGTCACGGCCGAAGGCGTAATTAAAGGAACAGTAAAGTCGGATGCAGGTAAACAAGGTGAACAAGCCTCTGCTACACCCGCTCAAGTGAATGTATTACAGGCTGAGCAGCAAACGGCATCCGCAGCGGGTAAGCTCCAAAACGGACATGATAGCGTTGACCATGTGACATTGGAAGCATTAAGAAATCAGGTCGGCGAGATGCTCCAGGAGCAGCCTGGTAACATTGGGGAGCACGATGATTTGATCCAAAACTGGGGACTGGATTCCATTCGTATTATGAGTCTGGCTGAGCGCTTTCGTGTGGAAGGCGCGGGGGTAACGTTCGTGGATCTGGCGGAGCAGCCTACATTGGCTGCTTGGGCAGCGTTGCTGGACAAGGCCAAAAATAAGGTGCTCCCGAACGGAGACTACTTTTGA
- a CDS encoding (2,3-dihydroxybenzoyl)adenylate synthase → MLSGFQAWPEEIAERYRQEGCWEGITFGEMLRQRADLYGNRVAVISGEQQLTYTELNDRVDRLAAGLHAKGIRQHDRVIIQLPNITAFIEVCFALFRIGALPVYALPLHRKSEITYFARFSEAVAYVIPDQDGGFDYRTLAEEVQAEVPGLRQVFVAGEAGRFTAVEDVYAAPITLPYEPISSDVAFLQLSGGSTGLSKMIPRTHDDYIYSLRRSVEVCGLTPESVYLAVLPIAHNYPMSSPGFLGTLYAGGTIVLSRGSSPDEAFPLILRHQVTITSLVPPLALIWLNAAATRGIKLPSLEVLQVGGAKFSAEVAARVQPVLGCTLQQVFGMAEGLVNYTRLDDPLHVIVNTQGKPMSPYDEVRIVDDEDMDVEQGQSGHLLTRGPYTIRGYYKAGEHNARSFTTDGFYRTGDIASLTADGYLVVEGRAKDQINRGGDKVAAEEVENHLLAHPSVHDAALVSMPDEYLGERSCAFIVPSGEAPSAAEVKSFLRNRGLASYKIPDRIEFVQSFPKTQVGKVSKKALREMITAKQPIS, encoded by the coding sequence ATGCTGTCAGGATTTCAGGCCTGGCCTGAGGAAATTGCCGAACGTTATCGTCAGGAAGGCTGCTGGGAAGGAATTACGTTTGGAGAAATGCTCCGCCAGCGTGCTGATCTATATGGCAATCGGGTAGCCGTTATCAGTGGCGAACAACAATTAACCTACACTGAGCTGAACGACCGGGTGGATCGTCTGGCCGCTGGCTTACATGCCAAGGGAATACGACAGCATGATCGGGTTATTATCCAGCTGCCCAATATTACGGCATTTATTGAGGTGTGTTTTGCCTTATTCCGCATTGGTGCACTGCCGGTATACGCCCTGCCCTTGCACCGGAAGAGTGAGATTACGTATTTTGCCCGTTTCTCTGAGGCTGTAGCATACGTGATACCTGATCAGGATGGAGGGTTTGATTACCGCACGCTGGCAGAAGAGGTTCAGGCAGAGGTTCCGGGACTTCGGCAAGTATTCGTGGCGGGAGAAGCGGGGCGATTCACGGCTGTGGAAGATGTCTATGCAGCACCAATCACCCTGCCGTATGAGCCAATTTCTTCGGACGTTGCTTTTCTTCAGTTGTCTGGCGGGAGTACTGGTCTGTCCAAAATGATTCCCCGCACCCATGATGACTACATCTACAGTTTGCGAAGAAGTGTGGAGGTCTGTGGACTTACCCCAGAGAGTGTTTACTTGGCCGTTCTGCCTATAGCACACAATTATCCGATGAGCTCCCCGGGCTTTCTGGGTACGCTGTATGCGGGTGGAACCATTGTACTGTCACGCGGGTCCAGTCCCGATGAAGCTTTTCCTCTCATTTTGCGTCATCAGGTGACCATAACGTCTCTTGTACCGCCACTCGCGCTTATATGGTTAAATGCGGCGGCGACCCGGGGAATTAAACTTCCCTCACTTGAGGTGCTTCAAGTTGGTGGAGCCAAATTCAGCGCCGAGGTGGCTGCACGTGTCCAACCCGTCCTGGGTTGCACTTTGCAGCAAGTGTTCGGCATGGCGGAGGGACTGGTGAACTACACCCGTCTGGATGATCCGCTGCATGTCATCGTTAACACTCAGGGTAAGCCGATGTCTCCGTATGACGAAGTACGAATTGTGGATGACGAGGACATGGATGTGGAACAGGGACAATCGGGGCATTTACTGACACGAGGGCCTTATACGATTCGAGGTTATTACAAGGCTGGGGAGCATAATGCCAGATCGTTTACCACAGACGGTTTCTATCGTACAGGAGATATTGCCAGTCTTACCGCTGATGGATATCTCGTTGTGGAAGGACGGGCGAAGGATCAAATTAACCGTGGCGGCGATAAAGTGGCAGCCGAGGAAGTGGAAAATCATCTGCTTGCCCATCCTTCCGTACATGATGCGGCATTGGTATCCATGCCGGATGAATATTTGGGCGAGCGCTCCTGTGCATTTATCGTGCCGAGCGGTGAAGCTCCGTCAGCTGCCGAAGTGAAATCTTTTCTGCGTAATCGGGGGCTTGCGAGCTATAAAATACCGGATCGGATTGAGTTTGTGCAGTCTTTTCCCAAAACTCAAGTTGGCAAAGTAAGCAAAAAAGCGTTGCGCGAGATGATTACGGCCAAACAGCCCATATCCTGA